A window from Ciconia boyciana chromosome 21, ASM3463844v1, whole genome shotgun sequence encodes these proteins:
- the TSSK3 gene encoding testis-specific serine/threonine-protein kinase 3 gives MEEFLLANGYQLGRTIGEGMYSKVKEAFSQKHQMKVAIKIIDKKKGPEEFIQRFLPRELQIVAHLDHRNIIRVHEVLESTEGKICLVMELAEDGDIFDYVLHEGPLPEPRARALFRQLVEAIQYCHDCGVAHRDLKCENALLQGRTLKLTDFGFAKLLPRERRELSWTFCGSTAYAAPEVLQGTPHDSRKGDVWSTGVILYALLCARLPFDDTDIPKMLHQQQKGIAVPGYLGISKECQNLLKMLLEPDMTLRPSIDGVSRHPWLANP, from the exons ATGGAGGAGTTTCTGCTTGCCAATGGCTACCAGCTCGGCAGGACCATTGGGGAGGGGATGTACTCCAAAGTGAAGGAGGCTTTTTCCCAAAAGCACCAGATGAAAGTGGCAATTAAAATCATTGATAAGAAGAAAGGCCCAGAAG AGTTTATTCAGAGATTCCTGCCCCGGGAGCTCCAGATCGTTGCGCACTTGGACCACAGGAACATCATCCGCGTGCACGAGGTGCTGGAATCCACAGAGGGGAAGATCTGCCTTGTGATGGAGCTGGCGGAGGACGGGGACATCTTTGACTACGTGCTCCACGAGGGTCCCCTGCCCGAACCCCGTGCCAGGGCGCTCTTCCGCCAGCTGGTCGAGGCCATCCAGTACTGCCACGACTGCGGGGTGGCTCACCGCGACCTCAAGTGCGAGAACGCCCTGCTGCAGGGCCGCACCTTGAAGCTGACGGATTTTGGCTTCGCCaagctgctccccagggagcgCAGGGAGCTGAGCTGGACCTTCTGCGGCAGCACAGCCTATGCGGCGCCCGAGGTGCTGCAGGGCACGCCCCACGACAGCCGCAAGGGCGATGTCTGGAGCACGGGCGTCATCCTCTACGCCCTGCTCTGCGCCCGCCTGCCCTTCGACGACACCGACATCCCCAAGATgctgcaccagcagcagaaaggcatCGCTGTCCCTGGGTACCTGGGGATCTCCAAAGAGTGCCAGAACCTCCTGAAAATGCTCCTGGAACCGGACATGACCCTGAGACCCTCCATCGACGGGGTCAGCAGGCACCCGTGGCTGGCTAACCCCTGA